A portion of the Chloroflexota bacterium genome contains these proteins:
- the mraY gene encoding phospho-N-acetylmuramoyl-pentapeptide-transferase, with protein sequence MAYSLTLGTITFFLAVIWGRPLINWLTRNGMGKKIRVEEPGAHQLKMGTPTMGGLMIIIPVVIITGVLNIANLLGFTFIGRSILIPLFALISFGILGLIDDLEGVRDVGVHGEGIMARSKAGWQFVLALILALVLFLSPTELRSVAIPGIDEKIPIGWLYVPLTMFVIVGASNAVNLTDGLDGLAGSLAAVAFACYGVIANLQGQVWLSAFCFTMVGALLAFLWFNVHPADLFMGDVGALSIGATLAVIAFMTGQWLLLPIVGAMFVAEALSVIIQVGWFKITKRRYGEGRRVLKMSPLHYHFELLGWSETQVMQRFFLCGILAGMLGVALALI encoded by the coding sequence GTGGCTTATTCCTTGACGCTGGGCACCATTACCTTTTTCCTGGCCGTGATCTGGGGCCGGCCCCTGATCAACTGGCTGACGCGCAATGGCATGGGCAAGAAGATTCGCGTCGAGGAACCTGGCGCTCATCAGCTCAAGATGGGCACACCTACCATGGGTGGGCTGATGATCATTATCCCAGTGGTGATTATCACGGGTGTCCTCAACATTGCGAATCTGCTTGGCTTCACGTTTATCGGCCGATCCATACTGATACCTCTGTTCGCCCTGATATCTTTTGGCATTCTGGGATTGATCGACGATCTGGAGGGTGTCCGGGATGTAGGCGTACATGGTGAGGGCATCATGGCGCGCAGCAAGGCGGGTTGGCAATTCGTTTTAGCATTGATCCTGGCGCTGGTTCTGTTTCTGAGCCCGACCGAATTGAGGAGCGTGGCAATACCGGGCATTGACGAGAAGATACCTATCGGCTGGCTGTACGTACCTCTCACCATGTTCGTCATTGTTGGCGCGTCGAACGCTGTCAATTTGACAGATGGTCTGGACGGTCTGGCCGGTTCGCTGGCTGCGGTGGCTTTCGCCTGTTATGGAGTCATTGCCAATCTGCAGGGTCAGGTTTGGCTGTCGGCCTTCTGTTTCACCATGGTTGGTGCTCTGTTGGCCTTTCTCTGGTTCAATGTCCATCCGGCCGACCTTTTTATGGGCGATGTTGGTGCATTGTCGATCGGCGCAACTCTGGCTGTTATCGCGTTCATGACGGGACAGTGGTTGTTGTTGCCAATTGTCGGCGCGATGTTCGTTGCCGAAGCCCTCTCGGTCATCATTCAGGTGGGCTGGTTCAAGATCACAAAGCGTCGCTACGGAGAGGGTCGACGAGTGTTAAAGATGAGCCCCTTGCACTACCATTTCGAACTTCTGGGATGGAGCGAGACACAGGTAATGCAACGGTTCTTTCTCTGTGGAATTCTGGCTGGCATGCTCGGCGTGGCTTTGGCGCTCATTTAA
- a CDS encoding penicillin-binding protein 2, which translates to MAGRDDHPQVRIAIIAFALFLGFLVLMVQLVRWAVVQPSPLGRGSEPHEQALVAAGRGEQRGMIVDRFGEPLAFDTFRWEIWVEPRLVHDEEIEELADKLVETMGPALEMDRAELVTILAQQGAGTFTLTREAPEMVGEDITAWHRLDVGTRPIPTRYYPQGSMAAHVLGFVNGEPRAYYGVEEEYDSFLTSLETSFFRSDPGVQAAYSDLPDRWQRYLPSPVGQDLVLTIDRRMQYEVERTLGEAIGTYNAVSGTIIVMDPETGEIKAMASLPSYDPNHFGRATNTVLANPAITSQYEPGSIFKIITIASGIDAGIITPDSVLTDIQKLEVGGRTIMNSDRMSHGEVSIWTVLSKSLNVPTAKVALELGESRFYQYVRRFGFGQLTEVDLANEIAGTVKVPGDTLWSESDLATNAFGQGLAATPLQMATAAAAIANDGVLVQPHIVDSMVFQGRVMRPSEGSEQRVIKADSAKAMIDLMVNVVEEGVPLAAVPGYTVAGKTGTAQVAIEGGYHPTATVHSFVGFAPAYDPEFVVLVKLDRPTTNPWSMQTAAPTFSRVVKKLLHMAHVPPEQVANKP; encoded by the coding sequence ATGGCAGGACGCGATGATCATCCACAAGTGCGTATCGCTATTATCGCTTTTGCGCTCTTTCTCGGTTTCCTGGTTCTGATGGTGCAGTTGGTGCGCTGGGCGGTGGTGCAACCAAGTCCCCTGGGTCGGGGTTCCGAACCCCATGAACAGGCCCTGGTTGCCGCTGGTCGAGGTGAACAGCGAGGCATGATCGTCGACCGTTTTGGTGAACCCTTGGCCTTCGATACCTTCCGATGGGAGATTTGGGTCGAACCCCGGCTCGTACATGATGAGGAAATCGAGGAGCTGGCTGACAAATTGGTCGAAACGATGGGTCCTGCTCTTGAGATGGACCGCGCAGAGCTGGTCACGATCCTGGCTCAGCAGGGCGCGGGAACGTTTACGTTGACCAGGGAAGCTCCCGAAATGGTCGGTGAAGACATCACCGCCTGGCATCGACTTGATGTGGGTACAAGACCGATTCCCACCCGCTATTATCCGCAAGGGTCAATGGCAGCGCATGTGCTTGGCTTTGTCAACGGTGAACCCCGCGCCTATTACGGCGTCGAGGAGGAGTACGATTCCTTTCTAACCAGCTTGGAAACATCTTTTTTCCGTTCAGACCCCGGCGTGCAGGCAGCCTACAGCGATCTACCTGATCGATGGCAACGATATCTGCCATCTCCGGTCGGCCAGGACCTGGTCCTCACGATCGACCGGCGTATGCAGTATGAAGTCGAAAGGACCCTGGGTGAAGCGATCGGTACTTATAACGCCGTGTCCGGAACCATCATTGTGATGGATCCTGAAACGGGCGAAATCAAGGCGATGGCGAGTCTTCCGTCATACGATCCCAACCATTTCGGCCGCGCAACCAACACGGTCCTGGCCAATCCGGCGATTACCAGCCAATATGAACCTGGCTCCATTTTCAAGATTATCACGATTGCGTCCGGAATCGACGCCGGAATCATAACACCCGATTCTGTCCTGACCGACATTCAGAAGCTTGAGGTCGGCGGGCGAACAATCATGAATTCCGACCGGATGAGCCATGGCGAGGTTTCGATCTGGACTGTGCTCTCGAAATCCTTGAACGTACCCACAGCCAAAGTGGCACTCGAGTTGGGCGAATCTCGGTTCTACCAGTACGTGCGACGTTTCGGTTTTGGGCAATTGACCGAAGTGGATCTTGCCAACGAAATCGCCGGTACCGTCAAGGTTCCTGGCGACACCCTGTGGTCGGAGTCCGACCTGGCAACCAATGCCTTCGGGCAAGGGCTGGCGGCAACGCCATTGCAGATGGCAACTGCCGCTGCGGCCATCGCCAACGACGGGGTGCTGGTGCAGCCTCACATCGTCGACAGCATGGTTTTCCAGGGACGGGTTATGCGACCATCGGAGGGATCGGAGCAAAGGGTAATCAAAGCCGACAGTGCCAAAGCCATGATCGATTTGATGGTGAATGTGGTCGAAGAGGGTGTTCCCCTGGCTGCTGTGCCCGGGTATACTGTTGCAGGAAAGACCGGGACGGCACAGGTTGCCATTGAAGGTGGTTATCATCCCACGGCGACAGTGCATTCTTTTGTCGGATTTGCCCCTGCCTATGATCCGGAATTTGTGGTTTTGGTGAAGCTGGATAGGCCCACCACCAATCCCTGGTCAATGCAAACAGCAGCACCCACCTTCTCGCGAGTTGTCAAAAAACTTCTGCACATGGCACACGTTCCGCCCGAGCAGGTCGCTAACAAACCATGA
- a CDS encoding DNA-directed RNA polymerase subunit beta, whose product MTLASKYGIDRKSYARIPTAQPLPRLTEIQLDSFAWFKSEGLKDLFSEISPIVSFNKNLELHFGDFWFGEPKYTEKQCRERDITFSAPLFVKVQLRNHDTGEITEQEVFMGDFPLMTDAGTFIINGAERVVVSQLIRSPGVYFTVDEDRTTGRDLCMAKLIPSRGAWLEFETSRRDILTVKIDRKRKLPVTVLLRAIGYGNDDEIFQLFEDVDTMPEHPYVAATIEKEPVNLRTRDEALLEFYKKLRPGDPPTLDNAEKFLQNLIFEPRRYDLGKVGRYKLNRRLDLMNDVPLSQRTLTNLDLQKVIEHMIKINNGIDTADDIDHLGNRRVKTVGELIQNQIRIGLLRMERVVRERMSIRDPEQITPLSLINIRPVVAATREFFGGSQLSQFMDQTNPLAELTHKRRLSALGPGGLRRERAGFDVRDVHHSHYGRICPIETPEGPNIGLIGSLASYGQINEYGFIETPYRRVLHEVDLTLPHAVGTTLAEAVVDPTTRETLVPAGTVIDEDVVALVTDTLPEGALRPYKIIPKSSSDIIFLTADEEDRHSIAQASAKLDEQGQFESSRVSARHSQDFLFETPEHIDYMDVSPQQIVSISASLIPFLEHDDANRALMGSNMQRQAVPLLKPEAPIVGTGMERRAAMDSGHVVLAKNAGEVVGVTSNEITILEEDGTRRSYELRKFNRSNQSTCIDQRPIIFKGDVVETDTVLADSSSTDRGELALGQNILVAFLSWEGGNYEDAILISERLVQNDRFSSIHIEKHETEARDTKLGAEEITRDIPNVGEDALKDLDEDGIIRIGAEVGPGDILVGKITPKGETELTPEEKLLRAIFGEKAREVKDSSLRLPHGEKGKVVDIKVFSREDHRDLPSGVEKMVRVMVAQQRKISEGDKMAGRHGNKGVISRIVPVEDMPFLEDGTPVDMILNPLGVPARMNIGQVLETHLGWAAQELGFSAETPVFDGAREDEIEAELARAWLMSRAWEKASKRAWAWAEEKEIDPEELLDDIEIRSLYLSEELGERGYDPELVYFDESYARNALLREWLAEEPQEYDPDDIMSDDYEALSPEERERINENARRVCLREWLKQTRRDEMRMAVFDEAEPELDEEAETDLDAETDIEVEVASEDEEPAETNDRIWYAEVPESETEKEAVYEEMERISNLSDEQVEQEAVEAALAKNQSLPTAGKMLLYDGKSGELYDRPVSVGVINMLKLAHLVEDKVHARSTGPYSLVTQQPLGGKAQFGGQRFGEMEVWALEAYGAAYTLQEMLTVKSDDVTGRVKTYEAIVKGEPISSPGVPESFRVLVKELQSMGLAVDVINEKEEVIHFGKDDSEEQLPKLGFSISVPGPMAGR is encoded by the coding sequence ATGACCTTGGCTTCCAAGTACGGCATCGATCGCAAAAGCTATGCTCGCATCCCCACCGCTCAGCCCTTGCCCAGGTTGACAGAAATCCAATTGGATTCATTTGCCTGGTTCAAGAGCGAGGGGCTCAAGGATCTCTTCAGCGAGATTTCTCCGATTGTAAGTTTTAACAAAAACCTCGAACTGCATTTTGGCGATTTTTGGTTTGGCGAACCCAAATATACAGAAAAACAGTGTCGCGAGCGGGATATCACCTTTTCAGCACCGCTGTTTGTCAAAGTTCAGCTACGCAACCATGACACCGGCGAGATCACTGAGCAGGAAGTCTTCATGGGTGACTTCCCCCTCATGACCGACGCAGGCACCTTCATTATTAATGGTGCGGAACGCGTGGTTGTCAGCCAACTCATCCGCTCCCCTGGTGTGTACTTCACAGTTGATGAGGACCGCACTACCGGACGCGACCTGTGTATGGCGAAACTGATTCCCAGCCGGGGCGCCTGGCTGGAGTTTGAGACATCCCGACGGGATATCCTCACAGTCAAGATTGATCGCAAACGCAAACTGCCGGTCACGGTTCTTTTGCGAGCAATCGGTTATGGCAATGATGACGAAATCTTCCAACTCTTCGAAGATGTCGACACCATGCCGGAGCACCCTTACGTGGCTGCAACCATTGAAAAAGAGCCCGTTAACCTGCGGACACGGGATGAGGCGCTGCTTGAATTCTACAAGAAACTACGACCGGGTGACCCTCCAACCCTTGATAACGCCGAGAAGTTCCTGCAAAACCTGATTTTTGAACCCCGGCGTTATGACCTGGGAAAGGTTGGGCGTTACAAACTAAATCGCAGGCTCGACCTCATGAACGACGTGCCCCTGAGTCAGCGTACGCTCACCAACCTGGACCTGCAAAAGGTCATCGAGCACATGATCAAGATCAACAACGGCATCGATACGGCCGATGACATTGATCATCTCGGAAATCGCCGGGTCAAGACCGTCGGTGAACTGATTCAGAACCAGATTCGCATCGGCTTACTGCGCATGGAGCGCGTCGTTCGTGAGCGGATGTCCATTCGCGATCCCGAACAGATTACACCACTGTCGCTGATCAACATCCGGCCTGTCGTCGCAGCGACTCGGGAGTTTTTCGGTGGCAGCCAGTTGAGCCAGTTTATGGATCAAACCAATCCGCTGGCTGAGCTTACCCACAAACGTCGCCTGAGCGCCCTGGGCCCTGGTGGCCTGCGACGCGAGCGAGCCGGTTTCGACGTTCGCGACGTCCACCATAGCCACTACGGCCGTATCTGTCCCATCGAAACACCGGAAGGTCCCAATATTGGCCTGATCGGCTCTTTGGCCAGCTATGGCCAGATCAACGAGTATGGGTTCATCGAAACCCCTTATCGCCGAGTGCTTCACGAGGTGGATCTGACATTGCCCCATGCCGTCGGTACAACCCTGGCAGAAGCCGTCGTCGATCCGACCACTCGCGAGACCCTCGTGCCGGCTGGCACCGTAATCGACGAAGATGTTGTAGCTCTGGTGACCGATACGCTGCCTGAAGGGGCGTTACGTCCCTATAAGATCATTCCAAAATCAAGCAGCGACATCATCTTTCTGACAGCAGATGAAGAAGACCGTCACTCCATTGCCCAGGCAAGCGCCAAGCTGGACGAGCAAGGTCAGTTCGAATCCTCCCGCGTGTCGGCACGGCACAGCCAGGACTTTCTTTTCGAAACACCCGAACATATCGACTATATGGACGTTTCGCCCCAACAGATTGTGAGTATCTCGGCCTCCTTGATCCCCTTCCTGGAACACGACGATGCCAATCGCGCCCTGATGGGATCCAACATGCAGCGCCAGGCGGTGCCGCTGCTTAAACCGGAAGCCCCTATTGTCGGGACCGGCATGGAAAGGCGAGCCGCCATGGACAGTGGCCACGTAGTTCTGGCCAAGAACGCTGGCGAGGTCGTTGGAGTGACCAGCAACGAGATTACCATTCTGGAGGAGGATGGGACGCGCCGCAGCTACGAGCTGCGCAAGTTCAACCGGTCCAACCAGTCGACGTGCATCGACCAGCGACCGATCATCTTCAAGGGCGATGTGGTTGAAACGGACACGGTACTGGCAGACTCCAGTTCGACCGACCGGGGCGAGTTGGCCTTGGGCCAGAACATATTGGTTGCATTTTTGAGCTGGGAAGGTGGCAACTACGAAGATGCTATCCTGATCTCCGAACGGTTGGTTCAGAATGATCGTTTTAGCTCCATTCATATCGAAAAACACGAGACAGAGGCCCGGGATACCAAGTTGGGCGCCGAGGAAATAACCCGAGATATTCCCAATGTAGGCGAGGATGCCCTGAAGGATCTGGACGAGGACGGCATCATCCGAATCGGTGCCGAGGTCGGCCCTGGCGACATTCTGGTTGGCAAGATCACGCCCAAGGGTGAAACCGAGCTAACCCCTGAGGAAAAACTTCTCCGAGCGATCTTCGGGGAAAAGGCAAGGGAAGTCAAAGACTCCAGCCTGCGCCTGCCCCACGGAGAAAAGGGCAAGGTGGTCGACATCAAAGTCTTCAGCAGAGAGGATCATCGCGACCTGCCCTCGGGCGTGGAAAAAATGGTGCGGGTAATGGTGGCGCAGCAGCGCAAAATCAGCGAAGGGGACAAGATGGCCGGCCGCCACGGCAACAAGGGTGTCATCTCCAGGATCGTACCGGTTGAGGACATGCCCTTCCTGGAAGATGGAACCCCGGTCGATATGATCCTCAATCCCCTGGGTGTACCGGCCCGAATGAATATCGGACAGGTGCTGGAAACCCACCTGGGCTGGGCAGCGCAGGAACTGGGATTCTCCGCCGAAACCCCTGTCTTTGACGGCGCGCGCGAGGATGAGATCGAGGCGGAGTTAGCACGCGCGTGGCTCATGAGCCGTGCATGGGAGAAGGCATCCAAACGAGCCTGGGCCTGGGCCGAAGAGAAAGAGATCGATCCCGAAGAACTGCTTGACGACATCGAGATTCGTTCTCTTTACCTGAGTGAGGAGCTTGGTGAGCGTGGCTATGACCCCGAACTTGTCTACTTCGACGAATCCTATGCGCGCAATGCCTTGCTGCGGGAGTGGTTGGCCGAAGAGCCTCAGGAATATGATCCCGACGATATCATGTCCGATGACTATGAGGCCTTGTCACCGGAAGAGCGCGAGCGGATCAACGAAAACGCCCGTCGGGTCTGCCTGCGGGAATGGTTGAAGCAGACCAGGCGCGACGAGATGCGAATGGCGGTCTTTGACGAAGCTGAACCGGAACTTGATGAAGAAGCAGAAACCGACCTCGATGCCGAAACCGATATCGAAGTCGAAGTTGCGAGCGAGGACGAGGAACCGGCGGAGACCAACGATCGCATCTGGTACGCTGAGGTACCAGAGTCTGAGACGGAAAAGGAAGCCGTCTATGAGGAAATGGAACGAATTTCCAACCTCAGTGACGAGCAAGTGGAGCAAGAGGCCGTTGAAGCGGCTCTGGCAAAGAACCAAAGCCTGCCCACCGCCGGCAAGATGTTGCTCTACGACGGTAAATCTGGTGAACTCTATGACCGCCCGGTTTCCGTAGGTGTCATCAATATGCTCAAGTTAGCCCACTTGGTCGAAGACAAAGTACACGCTCGTTCGACAGGCCCCTATTCGCTCGTGACCCAGCAGCCCTTAGGTGGAAAGGCTCAATTCGGTGGTCAGCGATTCGGTGAGATGGAAGTTTGGGCCCTGGAAGCTTACGGCGCGGCCTATACGCTTCAGGAAATGCTGACGGTCAAGTCGGACGATGTTACCGGCCGCGTCAAGACCTATGAGGCTATCGTCAAGGGCGAACCCATCTCCTCACCCGGTGTGCCGGAATCCTTCCGGGTCCTGGTCAAGGAGCTGCAGTCCATGGGGCTGGCGGTGGACGTCATCAATGAAAAGGAAGAGGTCATCCATTTTGGCAAGGATGACAGCGAAGAGCAATTACCCAAACTGGGCTTCAGCATTAGTGTTCCTGGCCCGATGGCCGGCAGGTAG
- a CDS encoding division/cell wall cluster transcriptional repressor MraZ yields MLIGQFEHSLDTKGRLTLPSGLAGQLAAGVVLTSGLEGCIYLFPAAEFEKLSGRIRELPFTDTRARKLRRRLFPQAHAVDPDKQRRILIPQWLRDHAGITDRVLIAGMDIYAELWAPDAWREQSEYLSDELTDEEYFAGLDV; encoded by the coding sequence ATGTTGATCGGTCAGTTTGAGCATTCCCTGGATACAAAAGGCAGGTTGACCTTGCCGTCTGGCTTGGCTGGGCAGCTGGCGGCCGGTGTTGTGCTTACCAGTGGACTGGAGGGTTGCATCTACCTGTTTCCTGCCGCGGAATTCGAAAAACTCAGTGGCCGTATCCGTGAACTCCCTTTTACTGACACCCGGGCTCGTAAGCTGCGCCGTCGCCTCTTTCCCCAGGCGCACGCTGTAGACCCGGATAAACAACGCCGTATCCTGATTCCTCAATGGTTACGCGATCATGCCGGCATCACCGACAGGGTGTTGATCGCCGGCATGGATATCTATGCGGAACTCTGGGCACCCGATGCATGGCGGGAACAGAGTGAGTACTTGTCTGATGAATTGACCGACGAGGAATACTTCGCCGGTCTGGATGTATGA
- the murF gene encoding UDP-N-acetylmuramoyl-tripeptide--D-alanyl-D-alanine ligase, whose translation MMLSLEDVWQALSGQTFPFEDSRFKQGLTSVVIDSRLAEPGSLFVALHGERTDGHKYVAHAVSRGAIAALVEASVDLNCALIDPQQPESVSPIAAEQAICIKVDNTLEALQQIAGYWRNRFSPVVVGVTGSVGKTSTKEIIAAVLSRRYVTGKSRGNLNNEIGVPLTLLEMDDRYEYMVLEMGMYDVGEIADLCRIAKPSIGVVTNVGPVHLERAGSIERIAQGKTELVETLPPNGWAILNADDPLVSAMVEKTNARPFFYGLTDDADLWADSIESEGLDGIRFRFHYGKDVLHVRVPLIGRHSVHTALRAAAVGLVAGLSWEEIVSGLQDSDVQLRLVVARGLHGATLLDDTYNASPASTLAALNLLADLDVGHGRRIGVLGDMLELGSYEEEGHRLVGARAADVVDALITIGSRARWIAEEAVAAGLVKSQVRRVHGIPAAVALLREMIGPGDVVLVKGSRGSSMDEIVSALSLPRDEEQ comes from the coding sequence ATGATGCTTTCCCTGGAGGATGTGTGGCAGGCCCTGAGCGGCCAAACCTTTCCCTTCGAAGATAGTCGCTTCAAGCAGGGTTTGACCTCAGTGGTGATTGACAGCCGTCTTGCCGAACCTGGAAGCCTGTTCGTAGCACTGCATGGTGAGCGCACCGATGGCCACAAATACGTTGCCCATGCCGTCAGCCGCGGTGCCATCGCTGCCCTCGTAGAGGCATCAGTTGATCTCAATTGCGCGCTTATCGATCCACAACAGCCCGAGTCCGTGTCACCGATCGCAGCCGAGCAGGCCATCTGTATCAAGGTGGATAATACCCTGGAGGCGCTACAGCAGATTGCAGGCTATTGGCGAAACCGTTTTTCACCTGTCGTGGTTGGTGTGACTGGCAGTGTCGGCAAGACCTCGACCAAGGAAATCATCGCTGCCGTTCTTTCCCGCCGCTACGTAACCGGGAAGAGCCGTGGGAACCTTAACAACGAAATAGGTGTGCCCTTGACGCTGCTGGAGATGGATGATCGTTACGAGTATATGGTGCTCGAGATGGGCATGTACGATGTGGGCGAGATCGCCGATCTGTGCCGAATCGCCAAACCGTCTATCGGCGTAGTCACCAATGTGGGTCCAGTCCATCTGGAGCGGGCGGGATCGATCGAGCGGATTGCCCAGGGCAAGACCGAACTTGTGGAAACTCTCCCTCCGAACGGCTGGGCCATCCTGAATGCCGATGATCCATTGGTCAGCGCGATGGTGGAAAAGACGAATGCCAGACCATTCTTTTATGGGTTGACGGACGATGCCGACCTGTGGGCCGATTCTATCGAGAGTGAGGGGCTGGACGGGATCCGTTTTCGTTTTCACTATGGAAAGGATGTACTGCACGTCCGAGTACCCTTGATTGGGCGTCACAGCGTTCACACGGCCCTGCGGGCCGCGGCGGTTGGGCTCGTGGCTGGCTTGAGTTGGGAGGAAATCGTCTCCGGGCTTCAGGATAGCGATGTTCAGCTTCGGCTGGTTGTTGCCCGCGGCCTTCATGGCGCCACTCTTTTGGATGACACCTACAATGCCAGCCCCGCGTCGACCCTGGCGGCGCTGAATCTTTTGGCCGACCTTGATGTCGGCCATGGCCGCCGCATTGGCGTTCTGGGCGATATGTTGGAGCTTGGCAGCTATGAAGAGGAGGGGCATCGCCTGGTAGGTGCCAGGGCGGCTGACGTGGTCGATGCCCTGATTACGATCGGCAGCCGGGCCAGGTGGATTGCCGAAGAGGCGGTAGCAGCCGGACTGGTGAAATCCCAGGTCAGGCGGGTGCACGGCATTCCGGCGGCTGTGGCTTTGCTGAGAGAGATGATCGGCCCCGGGGATGTCGTACTTGTGAAGGGTTCCCGAGGATCTTCCATGGATGAGATCGTAAGCGCTCTCAGCCTGCCGCGAGACGAGGAGCAATAG
- the rsmH gene encoding 16S rRNA (cytosine(1402)-N(4))-methyltransferase RsmH, translating to MASLPALPNAPQPTSESTGTSSTHTSVMPQEVLDFLGPRPDGVYIDATAGGGGHSEAILLASSSGDSLSLAVDPATPVGGRVLSIDADPAAVKRVSQRLQRFDRRTVVVHSNFRHLSRVAIQQGFARVDGILLDLGLSSFQLGDPERGFALMADGPLDMRFDPEQDVSAADLVNRLDEKALADLIYHYGEERYSRRIARAIIAARPLYTTGELAAVIGNTIARRERIHPATRTFQALRIAVNEELAVLSDVLPQAVKLLRPGGHLVVISFHSLEDRIVKNFFRREATDCICPKEVIICECGHRASLRVLTKKPLRPSQNEVTVNPRSRSARLRAAEKLPDSIPDR from the coding sequence ATGGCATCTTTACCGGCGTTGCCCAACGCTCCACAACCAACCTCTGAGTCGACTGGTACCAGTTCGACTCACACATCTGTGATGCCACAGGAGGTTCTTGACTTCCTGGGGCCCCGTCCCGACGGGGTCTACATCGACGCCACGGCTGGTGGCGGTGGTCACTCAGAGGCGATATTGCTTGCTTCGTCCTCGGGTGACTCGCTTTCCCTGGCTGTGGACCCTGCAACCCCTGTGGGTGGCCGGGTCTTGAGTATAGACGCAGACCCGGCAGCAGTCAAGCGTGTCAGCCAGCGATTACAACGATTCGATCGACGGACCGTTGTGGTCCATTCTAACTTTCGTCATCTTTCAAGGGTGGCTATCCAGCAAGGGTTTGCCCGCGTAGATGGCATTCTGTTAGATCTGGGGCTATCCAGTTTTCAGCTCGGCGACCCTGAGCGCGGTTTCGCTCTCATGGCTGACGGTCCCCTGGATATGCGTTTTGATCCTGAACAGGATGTTTCGGCAGCCGATCTTGTCAACAGGCTGGATGAGAAGGCCCTGGCGGACTTGATCTACCACTATGGAGAGGAACGATACTCAAGGCGGATTGCCAGAGCAATCATTGCAGCCCGTCCATTATATACCACCGGCGAATTGGCAGCGGTGATCGGAAATACGATTGCCCGGCGCGAAAGGATTCACCCGGCAACGCGGACTTTCCAGGCATTGCGAATCGCCGTCAATGAGGAACTGGCTGTGCTGTCGGATGTCCTGCCTCAGGCGGTGAAGCTGCTGCGCCCCGGTGGGCACCTCGTGGTGATATCCTTTCATTCATTGGAGGATCGCATTGTAAAAAACTTTTTTCGGCGCGAGGCAACCGATTGTATCTGTCCTAAAGAAGTGATTATTTGTGAATGTGGTCACCGGGCAAGCTTGCGCGTCCTGACCAAAAAGCCTCTGCGCCCAAGTCAAAACGAGGTGACCGTCAACCCTCGTAGTCGAAGTGCCAGACTCCGCGCTGCGGAGAAACTACCCGATTCCATCCCGGATCGTTAG